Genomic segment of Planctomycetota bacterium:
AAACTAACGATTATCGGAAGCGGACATGTCGGCCTCGTAACCGGATTATGCTTTGCCCGAAAAGGATACCAGGTGCTTTGCGTAGATAATGACAAAGAAAAAATATCCATCCTAAAAAAAGGCATCGTCCCTTTTTATGAACCAGGGCTGGATAAGATGCTTAAGGACAGCATGCGTAAAAAATGCATTTCGTTTTCCACTTCGGTCAAAGAAGGCGTCAAACATGCCGAGGTGCTGTTTATCGCCGTAGGCACTCCTTTGGGTGATGACGGCTCAGCAGACCTTTCTTATATAGAAAATGTATGCCGTGGAATTGCCCGGTCATTGAAGGATTACCGGGTTATCGTGGAAAAAAGCACCGTCCCGGTCCGGACCGGCGAAAGAATGAAACGCCTGATAAAGAAATATTCAGGCGGAGCTGATTTTGATATCGTTTCAAACCCGGAATTCCTGCAGGAAGGAAAGGCATTGAAAACAACTCTTTATCCGGACAGAATTATCATCGGCGTGGAATCCAAAAAAGCCGAACGCGTAATGAGAAGGCTATATGCCCGCTTTAAGGCACCGATAATCGTGACGGATTTGGCCAGCGCTGAGCTTATAAAACATGCTTCCAATTCTTTCCTGGCGTTGAAAATCTCTTACATCAACGCGGTTGCCCGTGTCTGCGAATTGAGCGGAGCCGACGTAACGCAGGTAGCATACGGGATAGGACTGGATAAACGGATCGGGCGGGAATTCCTGAAAGCCGGACTTGGTTACGGCGGATATTGCCTACCCAAAGATGTGGCGGCTTTTGCACACATCTCCGAACGCCTAGGCAATAAATTCGACCTTTTGCATGAAGTACAAAAAATAAACTTGGAACAACGTAAAATGTTTGTCGCAAAGGCGGAAAAAGCTTTGGGCTTGCTAAAGGGCAAGAAAATCGCGCTTTGGGGGCTTTCTTTTAAGCCCGATACGGATG
This window contains:
- a CDS encoding UDP-glucose/GDP-mannose dehydrogenase family protein, which encodes MKLTIIGSGHVGLVTGLCFARKGYQVLCVDNDKEKISILKKGIVPFYEPGLDKMLKDSMRKKCISFSTSVKEGVKHAEVLFIAVGTPLGDDGSADLSYIENVCRGIARSLKDYRVIVEKSTVPVRTGERMKRLIKKYSGGADFDIVSNPEFLQEGKALKTTLYPDRIIIGVESKKAERVMRRLYARFKAPIIVTDLASAELIKHASNSFLALKISYINAVARVCELSGADVTQVAYGIGLDKRIGREFLKAGLGYGGYCLPKDVAAFAHISERLGNKFDLLHEVQKINLEQRKMFVAKAEKALGLLKGKKIALWGLSFKPDTDDTRESPAVAIAARLIKLGAKVQAYDPKVKPSKIPSLRNRIKLCSSPYEAVKETHCLLIATDWAEFKEADFKRIKKEMLRPIIIDGRNMLEPKNMKNLGFVYHGMGKS